A genome region from Thermoanaerobacterium xylanolyticum LX-11 includes the following:
- a CDS encoding cold-shock protein: protein MVRGKVKWFNAEKGYGFIEREGGSDVFVHYSAIEQDGFKTLEEGQEVEFDIVEAEKGPQAANVKKVS from the coding sequence ATGGTAAGAGGTAAAGTAAAATGGTTCAATGCTGAGAAAGGTTATGGCTTCATAGAGAGAGAAGGAGGCTCAGACGTATTCGTTCATTACTCAGCAATTGAACAGGATGGTTTTAAGACATTAGAAGAAGGTCAGGAAGTTGAGTTTGATATAGTGGAGGCTGAAAAAGGGCCACAAGCCGCTAACGTTAAAAAAGTTTCCTAA
- a CDS encoding SIR2 family NAD-dependent protein deacylase, with the protein MGQEDVYEKVARLIENSKKTVVLTGAGISTESGIPDFRSPGTGLWEKMDPMEALSTRVLYNDPKKFYNNGFKILLSMKDAKPNKSHYILAQLEQDGFISSVITQNIDNLHQKAGSKKVYEVHGQTRTGSCTNCGTVVPIDLLEVKVSKGEIPPKCDKCNGILRPDVVMFGDQMPEDFEKAWLEAEDSDLMIVIGSSLTVSPVNFLPRLSKHLVIINKSETPEDRRADAIIRESAGEALSKIVRYLKAAQQG; encoded by the coding sequence ATGGGGCAAGAGGATGTATATGAAAAAGTTGCAAGGTTGATAGAGAATTCTAAAAAGACTGTTGTACTGACGGGTGCTGGAATATCTACAGAAAGCGGCATTCCTGATTTCAGAAGTCCAGGAACTGGACTTTGGGAAAAGATGGACCCTATGGAAGCACTGTCAACAAGAGTTTTATACAATGACCCTAAAAAGTTTTACAACAATGGTTTTAAAATTTTACTGTCCATGAAAGATGCAAAGCCAAACAAATCACACTATATATTGGCGCAACTGGAGCAAGATGGGTTTATATCCAGTGTAATTACTCAAAACATAGATAATTTGCACCAAAAAGCAGGATCGAAGAAAGTATACGAAGTACACGGCCAGACGAGGACAGGAAGTTGCACAAATTGTGGCACAGTGGTACCAATTGATTTATTGGAGGTCAAAGTGTCTAAAGGGGAAATCCCGCCTAAATGCGACAAATGCAATGGGATTTTAAGGCCAGATGTTGTGATGTTTGGAGATCAGATGCCTGAAGATTTTGAAAAGGCATGGCTTGAGGCCGAAGACAGCGATTTGATGATAGTCATTGGTTCATCGCTTACCGTATCACCTGTAAACTTTCTTCCGAGACTATCAAAGCATCTTGTCATAATAAATAAGTCAGAGACACCTGAAGATAGAAGGGCAGATGCAATTATAAGAGAATCGGCAGGCGAAGCTTTAAGCAAAATCGTAAGATATTTAAAGGCGGCACAACAAGGCTAA
- a CDS encoding small, acid-soluble spore protein, alpha/beta type: MDEKLKIEAAKELGLLDKVHKVGWSNLTAQETGKIGAIVKKKKYKSVM, from the coding sequence ATGGATGAAAAATTAAAGATAGAGGCGGCTAAAGAGTTGGGGCTATTAGATAAGGTACATAAGGTAGGATGGTCGAATTTGACAGCACAAGAAACAGGGAAGATTGGAGCCATTGTGAAAAAGAAAAAATATAAATCGGTCATGTAA